The window ATGGCTGGCTGTGCAGAAGTTCagcaatgcctttttttttttttgtttaaattgatACAGCCCAGGCAGGATCTAGCTTCTCACTCTATTTGATCTTTCACATTCTGGAGTGATAGAAAAGCATGCCTTAAAAAGTCATGAGACACGAAATGGGAAATTTTAAGTCTAAATTGATCGAAATGACACTTGACTAGCAGGTTTAATTACAAATCATCAGTGAAAGCTCTGAGAAAGTGTATTATAAATCTGAGATGTAAATACTGTTATTCAACCTTCTCGTGCAaacttttctaataaaaaactataagatgtaaattttaaaatgaaaatatttacatttaacttGAAAAAATCTATAGTCAGAGGATACTGTCTGGATACAGTTGGAATTAATTATGTAAATATGTTGAATTTATCTTTATATCGAATCACAGGTGAATCTGGATTGGGAAAATCTACATTAATAAACAGCCTCTTCTTGACAGATCTCTACCCAGAAAGGATAatcccaggagctgctggtaAACACACCTTTGTTATAGTTTCTCTGTTCTCGATGGTTTTTGGAATTGAATACTTTTATCTTTGGATTTTAGTAACAGCCAGTAGTGATTTCTAGCCGTAATAATTTCTAATGTATTTCCTTATACTTGAACTGTTCGATAGAATTGGTTCCCTCTGTACTTGGGGTGTTTATGGGGTCTTTGTTGTTTAGTCCTCAGGTGTATTCATATTGGCACAGAGCAAGTTGATCTCttcttttgcttaaaaaaagtcattgtgGTGCAGTAAGATAAACAACCAACTAAATCAGAaactttctttaatttttaatctattgCACTTCTAAACTTATGCATTGTTTATGCCTGCTTGGACTTGCAACTTGATTCCTTTGCTTTGGGTTGATATTTAGTGAATGTGAacttcacttctttttcttcttcagttccTTGTcccttttttattctgttaaaaaaagcatataatAATCCAATGAAAGAGGATATTGTAAGAAAATAGAGGAAGGTGCtattattttcccctctttgctACTTGTTGAATGACTTGCTTTAATAATTCATCATGTTAGCTGATGATTACTTATCACTTTCAGCCTTAGGAAACAATCCATTACGTATAACTTAATATTGTTCTCCAAGTTGCTGATGacatacaggtttttttctcagtccCTTTTACCTTAGTTTCTGCATTATATTTAAGAACAGTATGAAATCTCAAATAATCTTCTAACAAAATCTGAAGAACTTAAGTACTGAGTCTTGCTATTAAGTTATCAGGCCTTAGAAGGTAATCTGTGGAATAAAATTTATATGGTTGCGTCTGCCAATTAATCTTTTGAGCTTATCTCAAAATGACATAGTCTTATAAATTCTATTCTGAAACATCAAGTTTATTGTCTTTTAGAGAAGATTGAACGCACTGTGCAGATTGAAGCCTCAACAGTTGAAATTGAAGAGAGGGGTGTGAAACTACGACTGACGGTTGTAGATACACCAGGATATGGGGATGCTATCAACTGTCGAGACTGGTATGTACACAGAGTATATGTTGACCTATGTATGAAGACTGACATCCCTTTCAGATTTGTCCTGGGGGCAGGGAATAAGTGACTGAAGTGGGGCTATATTGATATGCAGTTCAAAGTAGGATGGCCCAAGTGGCAACCGTAGCTCTTCTAAACACTTCCACTCCAAAGGTGATTCAAAGTGATTATACTTTTAAGTCATTATCTTAACTTTTTTGGTGTGCATTATCTAAATTTTTTGGTGTGTTACGCAAAGTGCTGAATTTGAGGTGTGATTTTTTTGGAGAGGTTGTTATCCCAAAAGCGGGATCGTTTACCCGGTGTGCGGTACaccaatatacacacagagcagaggtattttattcatttcatgtctgtgcagagatgggtgctaggtggtaattccacaaagctagcacaccaCACACAGAATCTACAACGTATTTATCTTGttacaggattaaaaaaatgcacctAAATTTACGCTAATTGGTTATTAATTACCGCATCATCTACTATTGGTcaagcatatttaaattagAACACATGCTCCttgagggggtgtgtgtgggtgtaATTTGCATAATCATTTAATTGGGTGGGTGGTCGTGAACTCCCCCAGCCACCTTTACATTTCCCCTAGTTAGTGCTGATTTTTGTTGACTTCGGGCCTCTGGCAGTCACCCAGCTCTCAGggccttctggggcaggatgtttcctttttatcaggttttccagctcttcttcaaaggtataGTCGTTAGCAAAGAAAGGCAGTGCatttaaccctaaattaaaCGGTGTCAAAGCACTAACCCAAACACACttctgtccctgtaaagtgAAAAATTCTACTTTATAGATATCAAGATGGACATGTTCTCTAATTTTGAGGAGGCTTAATTTGTTATGAGTTCATTCAGATACATGTAAAGAGGCATCAATAACTTCCACACaacttgaaataaattttgtgaCACAGATATtttgattggtttttttttttttttcttagtttcttaAGTTTGGAAGAGTTTTAAGTGCCCAATGACCTTGACATTTCTTTGTAGTCAGAAAGCAATGGAACCACTGGAACACAAGACATTAAACAATACTCTGAGAAAGTAATTCATCTAGTCTTTGGTGCAAGTAAAAATCCACCTTTAGATCTTGTCCACATTCATTTGAGCATTCTCAGATTCTGTTCTTCGTTTTCAAGTGCATTTTCATCATCTTTGGGTTcgattggggttttttgagaaatgtaattaattaattaaaacttaTTAATTATAATAAGTACTGAGAAATAATCTTGAGATTAATTGGTTTTCAATGGTAATCCCTCTTCCCACATCTCTCAAGCCTCTGAAGCTCAGGGCAGGGACTGGGGAAATGAAGTCCCTCCAACTGTAAgtgaagatcaggtttgagaccaccTGAGGAACTGAATGTATATAAGTCCATGGGACCCGACAAGATGCATCCCATCTTGTTGGGTTATCTATGGCAGATGTAGTTCCCAAGCTGTTCTCCCATCATATTTCAAAAGTCATCACAGGCAGGCAAAGTCCCCAGTGATTGGGAAAAGGGAAATATCGTGTCCATTTTTAGAAAGGGTGAAAAGGGAGGACTGTGGGAACTACtgaccagtcagcctcacctctgtaTCCGgtaagatcatggaacagatcctcctggaagagATGTTGAAATATATGGAAGGCAGGGAGGTGATTAGACACAGCCAATATGGCTTCACCgagggcaaatcgtgcctgactaATCTGTTGGCCTTCTACCATGGAGTGGATAAATGAAAAGCTACTGATGTCATTTACGTGCACTTCTGTCAGGCCTTTCATATTTTCCCCCACAACATTCttgcctctaaattggagagagatGGGTTTGATGGACAGACTGttagatggataaggaattggctggatggccgtGTCCACAGAGTTACAGTCAGTGGCTCAAAGTCTAAGTGGAAACCGGTAATGAGTGATGTCCCTCAAGGGTCCACACTAGAACTgatactatttaatatctttgtcaatGACATAGTGGAATTGAGcccaccctcagcaagtctgcagatgacaccaagctgagtggtgcagttgattcgctagagggaagggatggcatCCAGGGGACCTCAGTAGGCTTGAGGAGGGGCCCAggcaaacctcatgaagttcagcaaggccaagtgcaaggtcctgcacatgggttggggaAATCCTCAATCTCAATACAGACCGGGACATGAatgggttgagagcagccctgcagagaagaatttggggatactggtgggtgaaaaattggacatgagctggcaatatGCACTTGCATCCCCAAAAGCCAttcatatcctgggctgcatcaaaagcaggtcaagggaggggattctccccctctacaCTGCTCTTGAGAGACCTGCATCTGGCTCTGGGCCCCCTCAGCAGAAGACAtacatggacctgttagagcaggtccagagggggccacaaaaatgatccgagggctggaacacctgtgaagacaggctgagagttggggttgttcagcctggagaaaaggcgactccagggagaccttactgaggcctttcaatatataaaggggcttataggaaagatggagagagacttctTGCCAGGTTCcgaagtgacaggacaagggacagcgcttttaaactgaaagagggtaggtttaggTTGGGCATAAGGAAGAAGTTTTTACAGCGAcggtggtgagacactggaacaggttgccaaGAGAAGTTGAGGATGCTGGAGTTGTtcatggtctagtggagagtgtccctgtccatggcaggggattTGGACTAGGTGGTCTTTAAAGGacccttccaactcaaactatCCTATGATTTTACATCAATTTGGAACAAGAAGCTTAGATTATCTTGAGCATGTGTAATTAATACTAGTCAAAAGATAAATACTAACCCAAAAGAAATTTGCTGTAGAAGTTGTGTtgttatgtatgtatattttatcttaatatatatattaaaaaaagcatagtAGTTTGTTATTCTGGAATTCAAGTAAAATTTTAAGATATGTGCTTAGATATGTACAGTCTTACAGCaccagtaaattaatttttgtctaTCAGCAGGTTTGTTCATAAAACACCATTGTCTTGGTGTTTTAATATTACCTTTGAAACATCCCTACAATTATTGACCATTTGGGAACGAGCATGATTTCTTGAATCCAtatttgttttacagttttaagaCCATAATATCTTACATCGATGAGCAATTTGAACGATACCTGCATGATGAGAGTGGTTTGAACAGAAGGCATATCATAGATAACCGGGTTCATTGCTGCTTCTATTTCATTTCACCGTTTGGTCATGGGTAAGTGTTTctctgtcattttattttttaaacgGTTTTACTTTGGGGAGTTGGTTTGTGCCTGTTGACTTAAATTTTCAGAATCAGATTGCCGTGACTTAAGGAAGTACTAGAACTGCTGGAATTAATTGGGCGCATTCTTTCTGTGAAAGGAGAGAGATCTACATTGGTGTAAAAAAAGTGGTAATttaggttaaaaataaatttaactttttccatattttaattttagccTTAAGCCTCTGGATGTTGAGTTTATGAAGGCTATACACAACAAAGTAAATATTGTGCCAGTGATTGCAAAAGCTGATACACTTTCTCTGAAAGAGCGAGAAAGACTAAAGAAAAGGGTAAGTATTTTTCTAGCTTGCTGCAAAGTGTTGTGCTTTGGTTACGGCAGCATGGTTGCTGAAGAGGAGCATTCTCATTCAACCTTACTCTGTCCTAGCCAAGAAAAATATAATCTCATGCACAGTGTAACGTTATTTAATATGTAGTTTGATATCTTTACAATTTTGATACCTTTATAATTACATTATGGGTGAATTTTgaaactttggaaaaatatttaaatgtatttgctaACAGTGATTGCTCCCTTACCTGTTTAATTAGTCCCAAAGCAGAGACAGTATTTGGATCTATAgtgtgcatatatttttttacccAGTCAGAATTCTGATGAttgaaaaatagaatttttggagatttttttatgatttggagtttgttttcttcccctatGTCACCCTCTTCTAGTACATTCCAGTTCTTTCTTCCATAGGCGAGACCTCTTAACACATTTAGTCTTGCAGGACTTGATGCTCTATTTGCTGAGGGCGGGGGGGAAAATGCAACAAAGCATTATGAGTCAATAACAACTGTGAAATTTAGAAATAAGTGTTAGAATTAACTTGCCAGAAGGCACACTTGATCCCATCTTAGCTGTTATATTTAAAACTTcatctatgattttttttcagttattctgAAAATCCTTACCCAACTTTcaataaaaatagagaagtaTACTTTACTTTGATAGACTTAGTGTGCTAGAATTCTGcagaaataaggatttttttttaaatattgttttaaagagcaaaatttGGGTTTATTGCAAATGGTTTCCAGCCGCAGATGCCATTCTTAGCAGtcatgaagacagaaaaattatttgttgtGTCTGTAGCTCGCTTAGGTTTTTAAATGCTCCCACCCCTACCTCCCAAATAGTAATTCAGAGGCAAGAGCAAGGAGTTTTAGACTGTTCAAAGCAATTATCACTTCTGAGTCAATGCTttctaatgttaaaaaaaaaaaagcaaaggttttaaaaaagctCAATTTATTATGTGTAATCCACAAAGGACAGTGTTTATTTGAACACACTACTGTTTGTATGAAAGTCTGTGGCAAGTAGGTGTTGAATATCATGAAGAAATATGgtgcttaaaaacaaatacttgCCAAGTAATTTGGATCAATAAGATAGGCCTGAATTTCTCAAGAGATTGTTTATAACTGGTCTAGTAATTGTACCTTAAGATTTAAAAGTACTGACTTTAATATTATCtcaatttctgaaattataaaTGTCAGATTCTGGATGAAATAGAAGAGCATGGCATCAAGATTTATCACCTGCCTGATGCTGAATCAGATGAGGATGAAGATTTTAAGGAGCAGACCAGACTCCTGAAGGTATGACTGGCCTCACAGGTTACCTACGTGGATAATATTCCATATGTTTTTGGACTGCTCAGATGGCTTTAGAGCAAGGTATGTCCTGTGAGGAGGTCTTGAGTGAGTCACtgtgtccctgtgcccaggctcTCTATCTGGAAGATGGTGGTAACaacgacttttttttttttactttttttttttccagcttcaaATTAAAAGCATTACAAACTTATTACCATAATatgcagtgctgagcagaaCAAGGATTGTTCTTGGAGTTGTTTGTTCTGGTTCATTATTagtaatttttgcatttttggcTTTCAGGCCAGCATTCCATTTTGTGTAGTGGGATCCAATCAACTCATTGAAGCCAAAGGTAAAAAAGTTAGAGGTCGACTCTACCCATGGGGTGTAGTTGAAGTGGAGAATCCAGAACATAATGACTTCCTGAAGCTGAGGACAATGTTAATGTAAGTTAGAAAATCCCAATGAAAtggcagtttaaaaaacaatcacCAGAAAGATACTCAAACACTGTAATGGAGGTTTGAAGTGGTTGTAGAATCCTTGGAGACATTCAGAATTTGTCTGGAGAAGGCCATGAGCAACCTTCACCTAGCTGGCCTAGGCCTAGACAGGGATTGGACAACATAGGCTCCATAGGTTCTTTCCAATATGAATTACtcagtgattctgtgaaataatcttttGTCTTAATTCTTTTGTCGAACACAGTGTTGTATTGCTTCAGATCCCCAAGAACACAAAGCAGGTTGCTTCAAACCTTGTGCTTCTTCGAACATATCTATATGTAGATATATATCTGCAAAGGAGTAGACTTCAAAAGTCCACTGGTTGACTTTTTTCAGGCTTTGCTACTCTGCTtcccctgcccagcactgctTCATCAAACATCTCACCCAGGAGGACAGCTTATGTCAGGGCTGCCTCTGGGTCTGAGGTGGTCTCTCTACGTGTCTTTTATTGCACCCACTTAACTTAAATTAGCTTTTAAGTTAGCATGTTAACTGGGTGTACATGCTGAACGTTGACCTAATACAGCGCAGAATGTGAGAGCTGGTTAAGCAAGCTGATGTGACACAGGtatgttttaattctttctcttcctccagcaccCATATGCAAGATCTTCAGGAGGTGACCCAGGATCTTCACTATGAGAACTTCCGCTCTGAGAGGCTCAAACGAGGCGGCAGGTTGTCATCTTATGGTTATatgctgtttcttcctcttctgaatttattttttggtgtctctctctctgtgtctctCCTACCATTTCATTGCTACGATTTGGTAGATCATGGACAGCTCTGTAGCTCCAGTAAGCACCAAGTTCAGTCAACCAGCTTACACTGAGTGTAAGAAAAAGTATTATGTAAATCTAAAGAGACAGTTGCGGCATTAGAAGGGTGTAGTTAGATCTCTGCTTTGGTTTAAGGCTTGGAATGTTTGAGGTAAGTAAGTAGGGCAGATGTCTATGATAAATGTTGTCTTAAATCTGCAAGTTAGGTCAGTGCTGATAtgttaaaaaaaggtttttttcagaattaactaCTGGGATATTTGGACTGcgtctttaaaaagagaaactcaAGTCCTTCTGCAGTGCTTTATTAAACATggtgtatatataaataattttctttgcataacAGTTACAGGAGAATGTCTTTCAACCCTATTTTGAGCTGTGGTGGGTAGGGCACAGCTTTCCTGGTAAGAGAGATGGGCAGAACACcccatttttcattaaaatagcaGGGTTTGTAAAGCTGAGTTTGTGAGTCCTTGTTGAAAACTAGGTGTTTCctggtttagatttttttagttGCTTCTCTTATTTCAACCACTAGAGGGTTTCATAATTGCACATTTCAGTGGGTTTGGTatattttgcaaagctttttccATCATGCTGTTGACATAGGTTTTGTCATGTGCCTAGTCAGTTTTCAGGAAAAGGGATTTGTCTCTGCCTGTAGCATTGGCCTACAAGTCCGGTTTTCCCTTCAGGCAGGCTGATGTGCTCTTCTTCCCTGACTTTAAATCCTGTCTTCTGAAGTTCaagctaaaaaaatatttttgccaagTTCTGGTGCCTGTTATCCAACAGGTATGTACAAAGGTCTTAGAAGTAATGTAACCTAAGGTCATCCAGAGCTAAAATAACATTTGCCAATTTTTAGAGGATTTAAAGTTGCCTTTGCCAAGGACCTGTGACAGTAAGTTGCTGTTAAGTTGGGGCATCTTTCTTTGTGAAACTAAACCAtgtttttgtgtcttttctaaGTAGGTGGCCCATATatctttgttttcacatttctgaagtGGTGCTAGAATGTAGTTAAATTTACTGTCAGTGAGGGTAGTTTGCACGTGAATTTATTTCAAACTTGCACCTACCCCACCAGCAGCGCTTGGCAATTAGTGCTTGTAGAGTGTATTCACTGATGTTCTTAGAGGCTTTTGGGCACAGAGGATTTTTTGACAATCTGTTTCTCTGTTAGCCTTTAACAAGCATCAGTTTGTTCTCTTTGCACTTTTGATGGCACTTGTGTGATTAGATCTGTTAGCAGATCTTCCCCATTGCAACATGGGAAAGGAGAAATCTATTAGCAAAGTGGTAGGTAATTTTGAAAATAGagtacataaaaatattcttatgtTTGGTTTCTTACTGTAAGACTGGAATGTCCCAATTAAACGAGTTTGCTGAGATACTGATTGAAAGCATTGGCTTAATTTTGACATGAGTAATCAATGTTTGTACTACACTTTAACCTGTTATGCAAAAGAAATCTTTTGgacttgtaaaaaaaagaaaaagaaaaaagtgactatactagaaaaataatcaaacttcAAAGTCTTAAGTGGAGCAGAGGATAAAGGGTTCCCCCGATTGGAAGGATTCCAGATACGTACGGTGCTTGTGTTacttctgtggttttggttATGAGCCTTTTTGATGTTTGGTAGCAAACATGGTTCATGAAGTTAGAGATGGGATAGAACTGCATCAAAGGAGGGTTCTGCCTGGAGGTAGCCAGGTTCCAGATACAGAATTTCTTAGACCACTGGTTATTTCACATGTTGCTTCCATATTTTGTTAACATCTTGTCCAACATGACCTTGAACTTATATTTTGATTTAGTTGTATTGATTTATTGCACGGACGAAAGAGAAGAATCGACTACGTGtttgcagtatttctgaatTTGCTATATCTGTGTGGTACTCAAATTGCAATCAGTTAAGATAACGCTCAGGGAAACTGCTATACTTGAACACCGTTCAGAAATAGTTTTTATTGATACTTACACGTGAAGATCTGTCATGTTTTAAAGTAATAGCTAGAACGGTTTATACTTGTTCTGGGCATAACTTTATGAAGGAATGAGGGATAAATTGATGTcttgaaaatgctttaaaaataagccaTGAATTGCAGCTATGTGGAGAACAGGTTTCGATGACATGTGTTTGTATTATGAAACTCTGACATGTAAGATGTGTTCTAAGAGCCTTGATTTTTGTCAACAAAGCATTCTCTGAAAGTTCAAAATCTGGAATGTATGCACATTATTGAACAATATTCCTCTTATTTTAGGAAAATTGAAGACGAAGAAGTAAACAAAGACCAGATTCTGCTTGAAAAAGAAGCCGAAGTAAGATGACAGAACTCTGCACTCTTGTGATGGGGggatttttattcttgtgtCACTACTTTAGGTCAAATGATTTATATAGTCTTGGTAATTcataaaggaaaagacagaactTGCTGATATAGAGTTATTCAAGGTGCAGTAATAAAACAGAACGTGAAGAGGTGTAGAGGAATCTCAGGATACTGATTTATTGGAACAGGGGGAATCTGGTAAAATGCCTGACTCCATTGTAGTAGTCAGTGATGGATGTAATGCATGTtgtgtggggagggagccatcCTCACAGGAGGGAAGGTTCTAGAGGTAGCAATTGCAGACTGGGAAAAAGTCAGTCCAGCTCTGCAGTAAAGGAGGGAACAACGGTAGGAATTGTCAGGAATAACGAACGAAACAGGAATTCTCATTCTGCCACTATGATAAATCCATAGTGTGTTGCTCTAACACTGTTTTCATTGTCCCCTAGCCCAAAAAGGATGTAGCCAAGAATAGAAAAAGTACAGTGATAGCAAAAAGTGAGCAGAAAGGCTGAAGTGACGATCTGAAGCAGGTCCTGTACAAGGGGAGATTCGATTCATGTTCTTGTTGGGAAGCAGATGACAAGAGGGGAAGGATATAGTAATGGGCCTACATAATCATAGATGGCAGAGTGAATGGGAATCTACTATACAAGCAACAGGTCGCGTTAGTGAGATTAATGGGCGGctgatttcaaataaaaaaaaaagatagttttAAGATAGTCTGTAAATTGTGGAACTCATTAGCATGGTATTTTGTGCATAGCAATAATGCAGATAGGCTCAAAAATGCTGAGAGACTGgagactttttctttctccatg of the Grus americana isolate bGruAme1 chromosome 9, bGruAme1.mat, whole genome shotgun sequence genome contains:
- the SEPTIN2 gene encoding septin-2, producing MSKQQPAQFTNPETPGYVGFANLPNQVHRKSVKKGFEFTLMVVGESGLGKSTLINSLFLTDLYPERIIPGAAEKIERTVQIEASTVEIEERGVKLRLTVVDTPGYGDAINCRDCFKTIISYIDEQFERYLHDESGLNRRHIIDNRVHCCFYFISPFGHGLKPLDVEFMKAIHNKVNIVPVIAKADTLSLKERERLKKRILDEIEEHGIKIYHLPDAESDEDEDFKEQTRLLKASIPFCVVGSNQLIEAKGKKVRGRLYPWGVVEVENPEHNDFLKLRTMLITHMQDLQEVTQDLHYENFRSERLKRGGRKIEDEEVNKDQILLEKEAELRRMQEMIARMQAQMQMQMQSGEGDSSTVQGHHV